AGACTACATATTCAAACCGGCGAAATCTCTGCACTTTCAGAACGACGCTGGCACCAGCGGTCGATCAGGCCCTTGTAGCTCTTCAAGGCTCGCGCCGTCCGCGTGGGCTTCACGACCTCATCGAGGAACCGATAGGCGACCGGGTACTTCCGCTGGATCTCCTCCAAACTCCTGTCGCAGATGTCCAGGGCCCAGCGCCTCATCGCCTGGAGCGCATGGGTCGTGATATCATCGCCCGTGACATACGGGCGGAGGAGGGAATCCGGCTCCGAACGCAGACGCTCGAACCAGGGGTGATCTTCGCCGATGACGAAGGCCATCCCCTTGCTGTTATTGACCCCCTCGAAACTGAATAGGCCGTCGCGCAGCGGCTTGGGTGCCCATTGGTCCTGGCTCTCCTCTACCAGGCGCGGACCTATGTGCCGGCACTCCGAGCCGTCCGCGTCCTTCGGCCCCCGATACTGTCCCTTGTAGAAGCACACCAGCGCGACGATGACAGCCGCGGTGCCGGGCCATGCCAGCCCCTTCCGGGCGAAGATGATGTTGCCTCGCCGGACGATCTCGCCGAGCCCGACGTCAATTGCGCTGCCTTCGGCGATGTTCGTGGTGGCCAGGAGTCCATAGCCTCCCTCGGACCTGATCAGCTCGGCCGCTCGCCTATGGAAGAGGATGCAGAGGTCGACCTTGCCGGCCTTCGCCCCGACGATCATCCGGGCCTGCCACTGCATGCGCTCTCCGAGAATCGGTTTCCAGAGTCTGTTCCCGAGGAACGGCGGATTGCCGATGACAGCGTCAAAGCCGGGATTGTCGCGAGCGAAGACCTCTGGGAACTCCAAAGGCCAGTGGAACGGTCTGCGGACGGGCTTTCCGCGCGGCAGACCCTCGGCCAATGCGCACCGGGTTGTCTCCCCGAGTTGGCGGGTCTCTTTCTCATCGCCGCCGAGGACTCGGTCGGCCTTCATCGCCAAGAGGTCCAGCGTGCCATCGCCAGCGCTTTCGCTTCCATTAGAACGAAGGACTTCGGCGACGAACGCATCGGCAATCAACGACGGATGTTCAAGGACGTCGCGCGACTCCTCGTCGAGACGGGCCATGGCTTCGACGTCGTGGATGTCGCGGATGCGTATCTGCCGGAGGCGCATGCGGAGTTTGATCGTGCGCCGGACGGCATCCTCAATGTTTCGGCCGAAAAGCCGAAGCTGATGCTCCGGCCGGTCGGGATCCATCGTCAGCTTCGTGAGCTGGTCCAGCCTGTGGATCCCAAGCAGGCTGTCGCCGCAACGCAAGTTGTGGTCCAGGAACGCGAAGGGGCGGCCCTTGGCCATGGTCGTCAGCCAGATCGAAAGTTTGGCCAGTTCCACGGCCAGCGGGTTCAGGTCCACGCCGTATAGGCATCGCTCGGCGACCAGCCGCCTTGCGATCAGCAGCCGCTCGTCGGTGTCCTTCGGCAAGCGTTCGTGGCTCTCCGCGGCATCGACGACAGCGCCATCGACTGTGACGAACCGCCCGGCGTCCTCCTCGCGCCCCCAGGCCTCGACCAGGCGCTCGGAGAGATATCGGCAGGCCTGCACGAGGAACGCCCCCGAGCCCATGGCCGGATCGCATATCTTGAGGTCCAAAAGTTCGGCGGGGGGCTTCAGACGCCACTGTTCGCGCGGACGGCCCTCGGCCGGCCCTTCATAGACGATGGGCTCGAGCGTCTTCTCCACGATGGTCTCGGTCAGCGAGCGCGGCGTGTAGTGCGTTCCCGTCTCACGGCGGTCAGCCCCCGGCGTGACGGCGAACGACCCCGCACGGTAGACGAGCGGGCGGCCCCAACTGTCGGGCCGGATGAGACTTGCGAAGGGCAGGAGGCGGCGAGCGAGCGCCTCGTCGCCCCCGCATGCCTGGACGAGAGCGACGAACGCTGCATCGTCCCCGCCGCGCTCCAATGCGTTCCGTACAGCGCTGGCGGACCGTCCGGTCAGCTCTGCGAGGCGCTCGACGGCGGTTTCGATCCCGCGAGAGCGCAGGGATTCGAGTTCGGCCAGGGCGATGCTCGGATGCCGAATCTTCTTCGAACCGGCCAGCCCGAGGGTGACATCGGGCACCTTGGCGACGGTGTACTCGAGGAGGCCCTCGTAGACGTGGCCGATCTGCTCCACATCAAGGGCGCGGTACGACAGGAGCTGCGCGCCGCCGCGATGTTCGAGGACCTGAAGCGCCGTCAGGAGCAGCAGGACCGTGCGGTTATCTATCGGCAGCGGGTCGGCCGTCGCATCCCGCCAGGAAGTCCCTTTGGGACGCCCTTCAAGGAAGGGGAAGCGGTCGGGATCGAACAATGACCCGCCGAGGGCGGGCAGCCGGAGCGTCTCGTGTTCGATGCCGCCATAGACCGCCCGGAAGACGGCCAGCATCCGCG
This sequence is a window from Planctomycetota bacterium. Protein-coding genes within it:
- a CDS encoding N-6 DNA methylase, which codes for MARVSEQVEWLSLVDTSGPFIAATVLEDVFPQGLEKIETPRRQRLRAAYDEWRDAVDEDDPELAELHAAWIRMVLQEALEYEDEVLIPRDRLGGRLAYRAPEHGVEIAPDFAVQGDDGRPRLLIAVHPPETDLEKPLPGDRWPVSPLERMTVLCRANDVRVGLVTDGERWTVVNAPVGGTSGYATWLARLWWQEPVTFRAFVSLLGVRRCFGAEDQRLDRLLEKSIAFQEEVTDTLGEQVRRAVEVLIQALGRADQDRNGELLKDVGPAELYEAGLTVMMRLVFLLCAEERGLLLLGEPLYDQCYAISTLRAALREAESLHGSEVLERRYDAWSRMLAVFRAVYGGIEHETLRLPALGGSLFDPDRFPFLEGRPKGTSWRDATADPLPIDNRTVLLLLTALQVLEHRGGAQLLSYRALDVEQIGHVYEGLLEYTVAKVPDVTLGLAGSKKIRHPSIALAELESLRSRGIETAVERLAELTGRSASAVRNALERGGDDAAFVALVQACGGDEALARRLLPFASLIRPDSWGRPLVYRAGSFAVTPGADRRETGTHYTPRSLTETIVEKTLEPIVYEGPAEGRPREQWRLKPPAELLDLKICDPAMGSGAFLVQACRYLSERLVEAWGREEDAGRFVTVDGAVVDAAESHERLPKDTDERLLIARRLVAERCLYGVDLNPLAVELAKLSIWLTTMAKGRPFAFLDHNLRCGDSLLGIHRLDQLTKLTMDPDRPEHQLRLFGRNIEDAVRRTIKLRMRLRQIRIRDIHDVEAMARLDEESRDVLEHPSLIADAFVAEVLRSNGSESAGDGTLDLLAMKADRVLGGDEKETRQLGETTRCALAEGLPRGKPVRRPFHWPLEFPEVFARDNPGFDAVIGNPPFLGNRLWKPILGERMQWQARMIVGAKAGKVDLCILFHRRAAELIRSEGGYGLLATTNIAEGSAIDVGLGEIVRRGNIIFARKGLAWPGTAAVIVALVCFYKGQYRGPKDADGSECRHIGPRLVEESQDQWAPKPLRDGLFSFEGVNNSKGMAFVIGEDHPWFERLRSEPDSLLRPYVTGDDITTHALQAMRRWALDICDRSLEEIQRKYPVAYRFLDEVVKPTRTARALKSYKGLIDRWCQRRSESAEISPV